The following coding sequences lie in one Miscanthus floridulus cultivar M001 chromosome 9, ASM1932011v1, whole genome shotgun sequence genomic window:
- the LOC136479263 gene encoding receptor-like protein EIX2 codes for MEFVALSNNSLSGKFPSFLQNLTNVVFLDLSWNKFSGRLPMWIGSLTSLRVIRLSHNKFFGSIPMNITNLSRLQYMDLNNNKISGSLPSYLSNLKFMTKTSMMGCYDSSDGIDYDLNSLSMVWKGQELNYGSIQRIVETSMTSIDLSSNDLTGEIPEEIVVLDVLVNLNLSRNHLTGVIPKKIGEMRSLQSLDLSRNMLSGEIPATLSNLTFLSYLELSYNDLTGRIPSGVQLDTLYADYASMYIGNIGLCGHPLQNNCSSERHAPKQGALGRTEEGYGIPFFYLGLRCGFVVGTWIAFGVLLFKRNWRIACFRLSDKLYDKVYILAATWARARQTQTD; via the coding sequence ATGGAATTTGTCGCCTTAAGTAACAATAGTTTGTCAGGAAAGTTCCCGTCTTTTCTGCAAAACTTGACAAATGTGGTCTTCCTAGATTTGTCTTGGAACAAATTCTCTGGACGATTGCCAATGTGGATTGGAAGCTTAACATCATTAAGAGTTATACGATTAAGTCACAATAAGTTCTTTGGTAGCATTCCAATGAACATCACAAACCTTTCTCGCCTTCAGTACATGGATCTAAATAACAATAAGATATCAGGCTCTCTACCGAGCTACCTATCAAATCTTAAATTTATGACAAAGACATCCATGATGGGTTGTTATGACAGCAGTGATGGAATTGATTATGATCTTAATAGTTTGTCTATGGTCTGGAAGGGGCAGGAATTGAACTATGGTTCCATTCAAAGAATTGTGGAGACAAGTATGACGAGCATTGATTTATCTTCAAACGACTTAACCGGTGAAATTCCAGAAGAAATAGTTGTTCTTGATGTGCTTGTGAATTTGAATCTATCAAGGAACCACTTGACTGGAGTTATTCCAAAGAAGATCGGGGAAATGCGATCACTGCAATCATTGGACCTCTCGAGGAacatgctttcaggggaaataccAGCCACTCTGTCAAATCTGACGTTCTTAAGTTACTTGGAATTATCATACAACGATCTGACAGGAAGAATTCCATCGGGAGTACAACTTGATACCCTGTATGCAGACTATGCATCTATGTACATTGGCAACATCGGTCTTTGTGGACATCCTCTTCAAAACAATTGCTCGAGCGAGCGCCATGCACCAAAGCAGGGTGCCCTGGGAAGAACTGAAGAAGGTTATGGGATACCATTCTTTTATCTTGGACTCAGGTGCGGCTTCGTGGTTGGTACATGGATTGCATTTGGTGTTTTGTTGTTCAAGAGAAACTGGAGAATTGCTTGCTTTCGACTCTCAGACAAGTTGTACGACAAAGTATATATCCTTGCTGCTACATGGGCAAGAGCAAGACAAACACAAACTGATTAG